The following coding sequences lie in one Niabella agricola genomic window:
- a CDS encoding serine O-acetyltransferase, with protein sequence MDPNFYQQIFESQKGVPAVPPNQVISSWADALICLLFPERADCFPISTEEVQHKFGLRQKELESILAVTDTCKQVSNKAHDFFHRLPDLYRLLNTDIEAILSGDPAAKTRFEVIRAYPGFFAIAYYRIANALLALQVPHLPRILTEHAHGITGIDIHPGAAIGAYFCIDHGSGTVIGESTVIGNHVKIYQGVTLGALSVDKSLMDRKRHPTVEDGVVIYSNATILGGDTVIGSNSIVGGNVWLTRSIPPNSKVYHRPSIDLVEQDILE encoded by the coding sequence ATGGACCCAAATTTTTATCAACAGATATTTGAATCGCAGAAGGGCGTGCCCGCCGTACCTCCCAACCAGGTAATTTCATCCTGGGCAGATGCGCTGATTTGTTTATTATTTCCCGAGCGTGCCGATTGCTTCCCCATCAGTACGGAAGAAGTGCAGCATAAATTCGGTCTCCGGCAGAAGGAGCTGGAATCGATCCTTGCAGTTACGGATACCTGCAAACAGGTATCGAACAAGGCGCATGATTTTTTTCACCGGTTGCCCGATCTGTATCGCTTGTTAAATACAGATATCGAAGCCATCCTTTCGGGTGATCCGGCAGCTAAAACCCGTTTTGAAGTGATCCGGGCCTACCCGGGTTTTTTTGCCATTGCGTATTACAGGATCGCCAATGCCCTGCTTGCCTTGCAGGTACCGCATTTGCCGCGGATCCTCACGGAGCACGCACACGGCATTACCGGTATTGATATTCACCCCGGTGCTGCCATCGGCGCCTATTTCTGTATTGATCATGGCAGCGGTACGGTAATCGGGGAGTCGACTGTTATCGGCAATCATGTAAAAATTTACCAGGGGGTAACCCTGGGGGCGCTTAGCGTAGACAAGAGCCTGATGGACCGCAAACGGCATCCTACAGTGGAAGACGGTGTGGTCATTTACTCCAATGCCACTATCCTGGGTGGGGATACGGTGATCGGCAGCAATAGTATTGTAGGCGGAAATGTATGGCTTACCCGGAGTATTCCACCCAATTCGAAGGTTTATCACCGTCCGTCGATCGACC
- a CDS encoding ClpXP adapter SpxH family protein, with translation MQQQDHPLLCDPAEGICGIPAGTVEKQIPVQDAGTPVQILYFTDPICSSCWGIEPQLRKLKLEYAGCIEIEYHMGGLLPDWSYNSGGISKPSDVAHHWDEVSVYYDMPIDGDIWLEDPLASSYPPSIAFKAAQLQSREKAVWFLRTIREMVFLQKKNITRWEHLEAAAKKTGLDPVRLKTDFGGTAKTVFEEDLNVAGMLGVRGFPTLFFIDPYGNKELVYGTKPYAVYEAAVLKLHPVAAKTTYSKNWESLFSKYPSLTAKEFSVLSDTPRAESEKILNALSRSGVLEKQTTKNGSIWRIKTI, from the coding sequence ATGCAACAGCAAGATCACCCGCTTCTTTGCGACCCGGCCGAAGGAATCTGCGGAATACCTGCCGGTACCGTGGAAAAACAAATTCCTGTTCAGGATGCCGGAACACCGGTTCAGATTCTTTATTTCACAGACCCGATTTGCTCTTCCTGCTGGGGCATTGAGCCGCAATTGCGAAAGCTGAAGCTGGAATATGCCGGCTGCATTGAAATCGAATACCACATGGGCGGCCTGCTGCCCGATTGGAGCTATAACAGCGGCGGCATCAGCAAGCCTTCGGATGTTGCGCATCATTGGGACGAAGTAAGCGTTTATTACGATATGCCAATTGATGGCGACATTTGGTTGGAGGATCCGCTGGCTTCTTCTTATCCGCCTTCCATCGCATTCAAGGCAGCGCAGCTGCAGAGCCGGGAAAAAGCTGTATGGTTTTTAAGAACGATCCGCGAAATGGTTTTCCTGCAAAAAAAGAATATTACCCGCTGGGAGCATTTGGAAGCAGCAGCCAAAAAAACAGGGCTGGATCCCGTTCGACTGAAAACGGACTTCGGGGGAACGGCCAAAACGGTTTTTGAAGAAGATCTGAATGTTGCAGGAATGCTGGGCGTACGTGGGTTTCCCACCCTGTTTTTTATCGATCCATATGGAAACAAAGAGCTTGTATATGGCACAAAGCCTTACGCCGTTTATGAAGCAGCGGTTTTAAAACTTCATCCCGTCGCCGCCAAAACGACCTATAGCAAAAACTGGGAATCTCTTTTCTCGAAGTACCCCAGCTTAACGGCAAAAGAGTTTTCAGTACTTTCGGACACGCCCCGTGCAGAGAGTGAAAAAATATTGAACGCGTTAAGTAGGTCGGGCGTACTGGAAAAGCAGACCACCAAAAACGGCTCAATCTGGAGGATTAAAACGATCTGA
- a CDS encoding winged helix-turn-helix transcriptional regulator, protein MTTQNLTNNPETCPAQGLLKALAGKWKPEIFRLAMETPLRFNGLLRQIRGSNKQTLSLALKELEELGLLEKIIIRQKPLHIEYHLTGKGRSLVPVFLQLEGIV, encoded by the coding sequence ATGACCACTCAGAATTTGACAAACAACCCGGAAACCTGTCCTGCACAGGGGCTTTTAAAAGCACTGGCAGGCAAATGGAAACCCGAAATTTTCCGTCTGGCCATGGAGACACCACTGCGGTTCAATGGTTTGCTGCGCCAGATCCGGGGTTCCAACAAACAAACCCTGTCACTTGCCTTAAAAGAGCTGGAAGAGCTCGGCTTGTTGGAAAAAATCATTATCCGGCAGAAGCCATTGCATATAGAATATCATTTAACCGGAAAAGGAAGATCGCTGGTTCCTGTTTTCCTGCAACTGGAAGGGATCGTATAG